Part of the Anopheles gambiae chromosome 3, idAnoGambNW_F1_1, whole genome shotgun sequence genome is shown below.
ATTGTTATGCTCTTATTAGATGTACTGATGAACTGTTTTCAACATGTAAACAGTTTGAACGTATGAATAACATTATATCATATATTATAATGCATCAATGTagcatgtttgttttgttttgttttgttttgtaatgttCTTGTGTTAACAACcgttgtattttatttttttgtacttaaatattttcattatttgaaACCCTTTTAGTTTGATTCAGTGAAACTGATGGTATAGTTCCacgattttttatttgtgttttttttgttgtaatctAGGTGATAATTACCtaacatgaaataaaaaagtttttaaatgCGAGAATTAAATTGTTTGTCAAATTATAGGCTTGACTGTTTTAAGAAAACCTATCGTGCGGAGGGATATTTTGGTATGTACCGTGGTTCAGCAGTAAATATATTGCTAATTACCCCTGAAAAGGCTATAAAATTAGCAGCAAACGACTTCTTCCGACACCATTTAACTACATCCAATGGGTAAGTAGCTGTTGTTGTGACAATAATAATAGAATAATAATaagtgtttttaaataaataacaacaaagaaaaagcATGCCATTGCTAAATACGCACATGTCATCGTTAGTtcacaacaaaataatgttttagaACCATTTTTAGTTATCTTTACTCTCAAGCGGTATGCGATAAAGGATTTTCCTATAGAACTCAAGACCGCAGGACACTTTGACGAATTTGCGAGAGTCAATCGCAAAACTGCGGAACTAGACATGGGCAAAATGATTCTTTGTGACGATTCGAGTGAGCTGACTCTTTTGCTTACTGCGAATCACGAGCGAGCGGTGATTCGTCCGCTCACGCAACCATACCTTTAATTGGACAGGATATATAGGTGAAATCTTTCGTGAGGATTTGGATAATTAATGCAGTGTGTTCTCGAATAATAGGGTTTAGAGCTAATGGCgagaaaaatcaatacacacaaacacacattttttacatcttaGATGGGAATAAGTAGCAAAACAATCACTGATGAGTTTTCATTTCTTTATTTGTACCCCCCGTTTTTTGCATCCGTGGCATCCgatcattaatgaaataattatcttttttagacAGTAGCAATAATCAggcaggaagaaaaaacaaaatgtcactctGTGAACGAATGTTCACAAATCATTATAATAGTGAGTCTTTAAGCAATATGGCAAAGCCCTCCTGTATAAAAAACATAGCGTGAGGCAATtgaaatacaataaaaaatataccttGCTTTTTATCAGCGGCTCTACAAtcagctcgcgagcgcactgtcTATcaaaaatacgtagcgagaagaacaaGGGAGCTCGCGAGCCCTCCTTTTCTTCTCACTACGTATTTTGTCCaggcagcgcgctcgcgagctagcaTGATACCCTCACTGATTTAACATGATCCGCACTCCTTATGCATGTTGGCGCTCGCGAGTTAGGCTGTTTTTTCTGAATGGATTTTAGAACCACAGGTCGCTCGCAGCTACCCTAATCTTCACTCTACGTATTTTGTACAAGCAGTGCGCTTGCAAGTAAGGCTGTTTATTTCTGTATGTTTTGCACATACGATGCGCTCGCGCTTAACGATGTTTTATACGTGTTTTTCGAATAGGCAGTGTGGGTCGACGgtagtaattttttttataaaaaacgTTAATTTTAGTGTTAGTTTTACTTGAccacaataaaaatatttgccaTCTTTTCACGCAGTTGCTTACATTCCGTATCAGCCCGACAGtgttatatattttatttttttttctcggggCAACTAGTTTCAAACGagcttttttgattttttatgcgAGCAGGCGAATCATATTTTTCTAGAATGAAGAGCGACGAGCGTCTTACTAATGGGAGCGAGCGAAACTTAAGATTTCCGCTCTCCTTGCCTCTCCGCTCTCATGTCTAAGCGGAACGATACGTGAAAACGTTGACGATACCGGGATCTGCGGATTTGTATCGCAAGACTGCCCCAAGCTCCCGACCACGTTGGTTTTCGCAGTTGCAATGCAGTTTGATTTTCCAAAACAGTGGGTGctaggtggattaaaaatattaaattattaataatataaaaaaaatctacgaGACACATGGATAATTTaagtgagattagaactcttactcacatgattttaaatttcgtgactaaacaaatcatccaatcttttgttaatatatctaattctttcgataaaatcaatagagaTACAGAAATGCACAtagtaacaaagaaatcttttttatttgctatACTTTGAGTGaagaaaccaatggttaacggtttaaAAATGActtaaagtccctcaactatggcgaccccgcAAATATCCTTTTCCACCATCtgctatttttaatccaccttgagtGGGCGcctcaaaatttgaaattaaaaaaatatgtccCTGCGAGGCGATAATATACCCGAAAAAGTGTGCTACAGTCTTGATATACAAATCCGCAGATCCCGGTATCGTCAACGTTTTCACGTATCGTTACGCAGTCTTGCGATTGACTCCTGCAGATTCATCAAAGTGTCCTGCGGTCTTGAGTTCTATAGGAAAACCCTGTGATAACCCCTGTTGAAAGAAATTATTATTTGTGATACATATTCCTTAGCACCCTGCCAATTACTCGCCAGATGGCTGCAGGTGGGTTAGCTGGATTGTGTCAAATTGTAATAACAACTCCTATGGAACTCCTGAAAATTCAAATGCAAGATGCCGGTCGTGTGGCTGCACAGGTTAGTTAAACTAATGTAACTTTTATTGCTTGGAGTTTAGACGTGATTGTAACAATGTGTAAAGGAGTTAATTCTAATTCGTTTATGGACACATTTTCCAGGCCAAAGCTATAGGTAAAACTATTCCGAAGGTATCCGCTACTTCCATAGCGATGGAACTGATCCGTACGAAAGGAATAACAGGATTGTATAAAGGAACTGGTGCAACAATGCTACGCGacgtttcattttcaattgTGTATTTTCCATTATTTGCCACTCTTAACTCACTCGGTCCGCGTCGGGATGACGGCAGTAATGAAGCTGTTTTCTGGTAGGTGCATGGTAATAATCTTAATGAATGATGATCAATTGAATTCTTAATCGCAGGTGTTCATTTTTGAGCGGCTGTGCCGCCGGTTCGATGGCAGCTCTAGCTGTAAATCCATTTGATGTTGTGAAAACGCGTCTACAAGCTTTAAAAAAGGTTGAAGGCGAAATGCAATTCAATGGTGTTGCCGATTGTATTGGGTAAGCTGATTGAAATAGTATTCTAATTTTAGGTCATAAATGTTGTTCTCATCTACAATTTTGTATATTTTCACAGAAAAACTCTAAAGTACGAAGGTGTGACTGCATTCTTCAAAGGAGGATTGTGTCGTATGATTGTCATTGCACCTCTGTTTGGTATAGCGCAAATGGTATATTTCCTAGGTGTTGCCGAAGCCCTACTTGGCGTTAAATCCGGTAATAAGTAAAGCTGTTTCTAACgtcatgtatttttttttgctgtggaTCAGTTTGTTTCAACTAGATGCAATACTCAAAGTTTTTGTTAATATCCCAGAATCAGAACATTGAATGCCTCACAATGACACTATTGTCAAGCCGATTAATACCGAATAACGTTTCTGTGTCCGTTTCGATATTCCCACATGTATTTTGAattgtgtttttaaatgagtttgttttcattgtgtAATTATTTACTCGATTTTGTTGTATAGCATTAACTTTGGTAGAATTTtcgttttaaaattgtttgcgTATGACTTCTGTTTTGCAGTGGGCATGAGAAACTATGTAATTACGTATATGATATGTTTGGACAGTGTTGTTCGTATGAATAActaatgttgttgttggggtTTGACTACATGTGCATATCCAGcttaaaaagaaaattcaGAAAAGCTGTAAGATAACTCTTTGCAAATTCAATGCTTATGGAAAGCCaggaggagggaaggaggtGATGATATATTAGAAAAGAGCGGTAAAGTTTCATAAAAGCTTATGAATGTGTTCAATATACAATCTCATGATTTGGATTCTTTATGTGGGTATTTCATTTACATGAACCAAAAGTATTAGAAACATGCATTTTGACCGATTGATAATATCCTCAACATATAATGTGGTTGTATAAATATTATCTTAGCGGATTCCCGAGTAACGAGTGCTAACATCCAATGAATGATTTAAAGATTGATGGATTTGATACATGAAACTAACTGTGAAAAGAAGCATGATTTCCGCGAGcctcacaaaaaaataactttaacACCCCTTTGGTTAAATAAAGTCGAGTAAACCGTAAAGTTTTTGAATGCATGTATCCTGAAGCATTGATCAATAACATAATATGGCTACAATGTATAACAACGGCAAATTTTTAAAGAGTTGCATAAAAATATGTAAGGTTGTACTCTTATTAAtattgatattttaaaatatttttaatgtcTCGTACAAAGCCTTCACCTACATATTGTTTCCTAAGAAAAGTGAAGAGTATGCTAGAAGCAGACAGAATGCTTAAATGAAACTGATGACAATAACGAGAAATAGAACTGTGTGTATGATTCAGCGATGTATCTGGATGTCATGAAATAGCAAGAACTAACTACAATATGGTATGTAGTATGACGCATCATAAGAATTTCAATTATATGTAACTATAATCAATTAAATACCAATACTGCTTAAAAGCATGGTAAAACTAGCCCAGCAaacgttgtttattttttgtgtaagaTAACAACCAAGACATCTGATAACGCATGATCCTGAATATTGCTGGTATATCATACaatagaacgtcgattatccaggggcggattaaccggcgggcggcttaaccgtgcgcataaatgtgacagctgttcaaacgtacttcgaacatttgcagcgatagtaaAGTGGGCAAgcagttttttgtgcagctttaGAGTCTTGtgatattttcgaaattcagttttgttcatgaacagttgttaaacctatagttattgattaacataatattctactaacgatgaatcgattgattcaaagTGAATTTATTATAACActagtgatttttttaatttttatacgaatttgacatttcttggaccattataggtgcaaatcgattagccggcaaccgtccggtcccgagctacccggataatcgacattctactgtatttattttgttaacCATATCATTTTAGTCTGCATTGTTGACCAATATGTTCATTTCATAATTATTTTGGTTTGCAATTaataaaacttttattttactagCTGTTACGGAAAGCTTAgttattcacaaaaaaataaaaagatccATCTCTGTTTTGTTACTTGGGAAAATTGGGTAAAAGTaaccgttcaaatagacattGAGCGACAACATCGCGCGCGACAAATTGTCGCTCTATCCCCAGGCtcgttaacgaattatccccgaaaacATCAACTATATACAGACCATTTTCGGGGATAGTGAACACACGTGAAGAATGAAcccatgcaaaaaagagctaaatATATAAATGAACATTCGGATTTACTCTCTCACCCCATGCTCCAATTCATGCTCATGCTTCATCCTTGATGCTACCAACCACATCGCTAGTTCTACTTCGAATCACTTTGCCAATTGCGccattatattattattcatgatcgGGCTATTTGCTGgttttgttgtatgaaggGGTACTGAcactaaacaaattaaaataaataaagaaaaatatttaaaagaaaagattGAATATAACACATGCATTTCTAACAACGAGTAAAGAGGTCTGAAGTTACTGGAGCtggatgttttaaaaataatattaaactttttttattcaggagtaacggtccaaaaaggccgtattgcttataatattaaactttaaatcaccaatgaaaacaataaaaagaggATTTTGCACGCAAGCGGTGGATTTGGATACAACCATACTTGtagaaaaaatagtttttttttttttgcaataatttCAACTCTGCTCTGTTCATCAACACTGTTTTGTGTAGGTTGAGGTTTTTATCAATCGCAATAATTCTTAGAACACCATTATTTTATCTTCACACTGCTGTTATCCATGCTATTAGAGTACAGTTGTTCgcaatgttgtttgtttccctATCAAAAGACCAATGGCACCGGCATGCGGGAAAGTTTGCTGGCAGgccctggggcctgccatcgggctgaacgtgttaagtaATAAAGGATACCAAAGAACACAGCTTCATAACAATTTGATAAGTTCCGTCGGCAGTTTCGAGTCGATGAAGCTTAAATTGGTATAATTTACTACTTTTCCGAAAAATAAAGTGactttgcgttttttttcttaattttttttataaggcCAAATGAAGGTCATCACCTTCGAAGTAATCCCCTTCCGATGCAATGCACCTCTTCCACATCTTATCCCACTCCTCGAAGCAGGAGGAAAACGCGGATGCTGGTATGTCCTttatttcttccgtcgctgcGGCTTCTATCTCCTCGATAGTGCCAAAACGGTGTGCCCGAAGCGGCCGGTTTAGCTTGTTGAACAGCCAGAAGTCGTCTGGTGCCAAATTTGGCGACTACGACGGTTGCGGAACAATGTGGGTGCCAGTTGTTGCGAAAAACTCAAAATGATGGCCGTTGGGGAGCGCGCATTATCGTTGTGCTAAAACCAGCTGTTGTTTTCCCCCAAATCCAGCCGCTTTCGCCGGATGGAGGAACGCAACCGCCGCTTAAATTACGCTTAGATAGTTCTGTTTGTTCACCGTTTGTCCATTCGAAAGAAATTCCTTGTGAACCAACGCACGGTAATCAAAGAATCCGTCAGCATCGCCTTGATTTACGACCTGCTTTGGCGCGACTTCTTGGGCTTCGGCTCGTACCATTTGTACACATTTTTCGTCGACACATATTCTTTCACGAAGGATTTTTATAACATTTGCATGTAGAGTGCAATAGCAGTGACAGAGAGGGACAGCATATACAAGTAGGGAGAATAGGTTTACAGTTGTTATTGAAACACCGCCGAAGACGGGCGAATAATATAACACCGAACCAAAATTCTACCATTGGCGCAGCCggtacgattttttttgttggcggtGTGAAAAACGGGCAGATATAAGATGATAACGGAAAAGCGCGAGCCTGGAAAAGTCGTAGCGCGCAGCTTTTAATGAAAGAAAGGCAAAATGTGAGTTCGACAAAATCCCGACTCTGAATGGGAAAAGAGAATGCGAGTTTGGTTTGAAATGTACAGGGCAGtttggcacaaaaaaagaagaaagaatatGAGAAATCGAGAAGAATGCAAATACGGTTAAAGACCGTAGTGCATAATGTAAGCCTCGCAAACGTTCACGCTCCTAtcgaagagaaagaggaagaggagaaggagctATTTTACagccgcctcgctagaaccatagatgcgtgccccaggcatgacctcataatcatcctgggggacttcaacgcaaaagtcggtagggagccaatgtaccgccaatacactggctgtcacagtgtgcatgagcacagtaacgataatggtagtCGATAATGGTCCAGTTCGCaacagcgaacaatctggtttttggaagtaccaaatttgcgcgcaagAAAATCACACAAGGTTACATGGGCGCACCCGGTTGGATTAACCTTCAACCACATCGATCACGTGTTcgtaagccgccgacgacagtcgagtctgttaaatgtcagaatatatcgaggagccaatatcgattccgatcactacttggttggcttagtgatacgttgtcgAATtgcccgcccccgcgccaatgggtgcggagaaaacacgcagcctcggctcaacacggactctctaagggacactactgtccaacaggaattcaaagccgctttagacgagtctctactaccagaaaacagtTATGAAAATatgagcgagaggtggaacgctctaaaaacaaaaataataaactgtgcaagaaacatacacccaccacgtcgtggcaacaccaaatctggttggttcgacgatgaatgcagacaagtgaccgaacgtaagaatactgcataccgagcaatgcagcaacggcatagaatgcgggcatgcgcagaggaatattcacggctcagacgcgaagagaaacgagttcaccgttccaagaagcatgctttggaagagcaaaacatgcgggacctcgagcaaaccagagaggcgtacggaccgacatgaaagttttaccaagcgatagcaggacactgaaacaacgttgtacctaaggtaacctgctgtcgcaacaaggatatagttctggttagtaaccagccagaggtcctctcgcggtgggctcagtactttgatgaattactcaacgaccagtttaacgaacagctagaagcgccactagcagatagtgtcatgctactgccacctagcatagtaGTAACTGAAAGACTATCCGTCGGCAAAAGGCtaacaaaataacataaaatcgGTAGAATTGTTAGTCATACATTTATATAAACAATTAGGATTTACTTGTAAACCAAATACTAAAACATCATGACAGAATTGAGACTCAACCGAAATGCACACGATGATAGATCAACGTAAAAAGACTTGATTATAAACTATGGATCTAGCTATTggagaatgaaaaataatgaagtTGTTGATTTCATGAATCGTTATTTTCTTTAACCAACAAGACGTAGTATTTTAAGAATGCAGTTGCTATGGAGGTTTGCGGTAATAATAGAGTATGTGGAAAATATTAGAAGGAATCattattgtttgattgtttattactcgttcaatggatagcaatggatccgtgtgaatgttcttaagtctaatATTAATTTAAGATAAGTAGAAAGGTCATCTTAATAATTCGTTTCTAAGGCAGTGTTTAAAGGATTGCACTGAGTTtcgaaaatcaaacaaatgacgAACTTCGTTAAACACCCTAATCATGAAGTTGAGGGGGTCTCTAGATCCATATCCAGTTCGACTACGGTTCAGGGAAAGTAGCGGACGAGAACGAAGCTgaacagcaggcgcgtaaaggTTTAACTGCTGGAGCAGGGATGAACAGTCGATGTTACTTTGCAGTAAACCAGCCACAAACAGTTGTTGCGCGGTACGGCGTCTGATATGGAGCGGTTGCAGTCCGAGAAGCTGAAGTCGCGTTTCATAAGGTGGTAACTGACTGCGAGGTGGCCAAGGTAACAAGCATGTTGCGTATCGGGATAAGCGACGCTGTATCGATTCCATTCTTTCGGAAAGTCTTTGGGTTGAGGGCTTCCAGACAACACAGGCGTATTCGAGTACCGGGCGGATAATACCGCAGTATAACGCGTTGATGCAGACTGGGTCTTTGAAATCTCTTGTTATCCGAAACAACATGCCAAGCAATTGATTACCTCGGGTAATCACCTCCTCCGTTTGCTGGTCAAATGACAGCTTTGAATCAAGTATGACTCCGAGGTCCTTCATAGCATTAGTGCGTTCTATAGGTTAACCGTTAACTGTGTAGCTGGTGTTCCTAATTTCTCGTGCTCGTGTGAATGAAATGACTCGGTATTTTTCAATGCAAAGGCTCAGGCACTTCCGATTGCACCATTGGCGAAAATCGAATAGGTATTGCTGTACCTCGGAGTGGTCTGTGTCATTCTTTATCGTCATGTAGATTTTAATGTCATCTGCATACATTAAATGATTCGCTGCTGGTACTACATACAATAGGTCGTTGATGAACAGTACGAACAGTAGTGGACCCAAGTTGCTACCTTGTGGCTTACCAGATGATGCAATGAAAGACCTTGAATGGCACCGTTGGAAACACACAGCATACGATAGATTGACAAGGTACGATTCTAACATactaaatattaaattttaaatttcgccCAAGTCCCAACTTATTCATCTTGGCTAAAAAGATGTTGTGATCGATGCTATCAAAAGCAGCCTTTAAATCCATATAAACTGCATCTGTTTGCATCCTGCTATCCATGTTACGGAGACATTGTGATGTAAAGTCAACAAGGTTAGTAATCGTCGACCGCTTTGGAACGAAACCGTGTTGTTGAGGGCTGATATAGTGGTATGAAACCGTGAGTAAACTTGTTTGGATCACTTTCTCAAAATCTTCGGCCCCAGCACAGAGTGATGTTATGCCTCTATAGTTGGCTGCATCTTCCTTGTcgccttttttaaatatggggACAATTCATGAACTTTTCCAAATAGAGGGGAATCCTCCTTGTTGCagtgaaaaattaaataatttggtGAAGATCGGCGCTATGGACTCACAGCATCGACTGAGAATGACGGCAGGAataccatctgggccaggaCTAGCTTTGGGCTTGACTGCTTTGAGCACATTTAGAACAGATTCTTGTGATATATTAGTTAAATTTTTTGGGCAGAGGTATTTGCACAATAAATGAATAATTACAGAGCGTTCACAATACAAAATAATAGGATCGAGTTTATTCACGTCTTAACGAgaacgagaaaaaaggaagaagaaaatgatgcGCACTTTAGGCCCGTCACACCGCATtgtttatctgtcaaacagaTGATGTTGGCAGCTCTGTTATGGCAATCAGGATTATGGCAAAGATCAGTTGATGTTGCAACAAAATTAAGGTCGATGACATCATTAGGAGTATTAATTAAAGCGTTGGTGATAATATTGTCGTCAGTAGTTGAGATTGTGTATGCCTCCTCGAATCTACACGCAAATATGTCACAAATATCTGAAGCAGTTGAACCACCTCGGTCATTGTGGTAAATAGATTTAGGTGTCACATTCGTATTACTGCGTTTCTTACGACAACTCCAGAGAGCTTTGGGCCTTTTGATGAAATTCTTCTCCAACCGAGACAAGTACCCACCGTAGCGTATTTTATTGTAACTACGGTACAAGCGAGTTGTTTCATTTAATATGCATTTGTTAACATGTGATCGGTtcttcgtatatttttttaatgcagctGCCTTAGctcttttaagtttttttaggTGGCGGTCAGACCAAGCAGGGCCGCTCATTGGTGTGATAATTG
Proteins encoded:
- the LOC1279721 gene encoding mitochondrial glutamate carrier 1, which gives rise to MASSGSNSKSSMVNGTKQFALLPKIINGGIAGIIGVSCVFPLDLVKTRLQNQQVGPNGEKMYNSMLDCFKKTYRAEGYFGMYRGSAVNILLITPEKAIKLAANDFFRHHLTTSNGTLPITRQMAAGGLAGLCQIVITTPMELLKIQMQDAGRVAAQAKAIGKTIPKVSATSIAMELIRTKGITGLYKGTGATMLRDVSFSIVYFPLFATLNSLGPRRDDGSNEAVFWCSFLSGCAAGSMAALAVNPFDVVKTRLQALKKVEGEMQFNGVADCIGKTLKYEGVTAFFKGGLCRMIVIAPLFGIAQMVYFLGVAEALLGVKSGNK